A single window of Aspergillus oryzae RIB40 DNA, chromosome 8 DNA harbors:
- a CDS encoding SDR family NAD(P)-dependent oxidoreductase (dehydrogenases with different specificities (related to short-chain alcohol dehydrogenases)), producing the protein MLRLDGKVALITGLGQTSEDGWGIGAAIAMQLSQQGAVIYGGNRSLASAERTKARIEREGGVCDVQETDVTDSASVKALVDGCIQRHGRIDILINNVGKSEPGCPAEMREEIWDQQVDLNLKSIYLTCHYVLPIMEKQETGGSVVNVSSIAGLRYIGKPQVAYSATKAAIMQFTKATAVIYAPKNVRLNTIVPGLIYTPYTQALAKRYAPGGNEEEYMKMRDAQVPMGRMGDAWDVAHAALFLVSDAAQYITGQELVVDGGITSSTGRT; encoded by the coding sequence ATGCTGAGGCTCGACGGAAAGGTTGCCCTCATTACTGGGCTTGGCCAAACCAGTGAAGATGGATGGGGAATTGGGGCAGCGATTGCAATGCAACTGTCTCAACAGGGGGCAGTGATCTACGGTGGCAATCGCTCGTTGGCCTCGGCTGAAAGAACGAAAGCGCGGATCGAACGAGAGGGAGGCGTGTGTGACGTCCAGGAAACCGACGTGACCGATTCAGCATCCGTGAAGGCTCTGGTCGACGGCTGCATCCAACGACATGGTCGCATTGATATTCTGATCAATAATGTCGGCAAGTCCGAGCCTGGATGTCCGGCGGAGATGAGGGAAGAAATCTGGGATCAACAGGTCGATTTGAATCTGAAAAGCATATACTTGACGTGTCACTACGTTCTACCCATTATGGAGAAACAAGAGACGGGCGGATCAGTTGTCAATGTTTCCAGCATTGCAGGACTACGATATATCGGAAAGCCCCAAGTGGCTTACTCGGCTACAAAGGCTGCGATTATGCAGTTCACCAAGGCCACGGCCGTGATCTATGCGCCAAAGAATGTCCGACTGAACACGATAGTACCTGGGTTGATCTATACGCCGTATACTCAAGCGCTCGCCAAGCGATATGCTCCGGGAGGTAATGAGGAGGAGTATATGAAGATGCGTGATGCCCAGGTTCCTATGGGACGGATGGGAGACGCTTGGGATGTGGCCCACGccgcccttttccttgtctctgATGCGGCACAGTATATAACGGGGCaggagctggtggtggatggtggAATCACATCGTCTACAGGGAGAACATAA
- the ilv3C gene encoding putative dihydroxy-acid dehydratase (dihydroxyacid dehydratase/phosphogluconate dehydratase), giving the protein MTLVHIGLTSYGDAHFSLFLRKVFIKALGYSEDALSRPIIGIINTGSGFNPCHGNTPQLIEAAKRGIHLNGGIAIDFPTISLHESFSHPTSMFLRNLMSMDTEEMIRAQPVDACIMIGGCDKTVPAQIMGGISANKPVLPLLTGPMMPGSHRGQRIGACTDCRNNWASYRAGTIDMEEISAINEELAPTIGTCGVMGTASTMACITAALGLIPLQGASAPAVSAARLRIAEQTGANAVAAAESRRSPQTILTSDSFYNAAVVLQAIGGSTNAMVHLMAIINRHPDISGSITLQTLDEVGRRTPLLVDLKPSGDNYMTDFHNAGGMLCLLHRLRPLLRLSAKTITGETLGEVLDRTPFRDFEYSQNIIRTLSNPLHPSSSLVVVEGNIAPHGAVIKASASKDKRLLRHTGPAVVFENPRDLSLRLDSPDLDVTADSVLVLKGIGPIGNPGMPEAGMIPIPRKLAAQGVTDMLRISDGRMSGTAGGTIVLHVSPESAVPDSPFGVIETGDMIVCDVENRVIRLEISDEELQERIAQRRRLTAEDKTSTWNERQTRRGYRGLYEREVNQAHEESLPSHHLL; this is encoded by the exons ATGACCCTCGTTCACATTG GACTGACCTCGTATGGAGATGCCcacttttccctcttcttgcgCAAAGTGTTTATCAAGGCCTTGGGGTACTCGGAAGATGCTCTTTCTCGTCCAATTATTGGCATCATCAATACTGGCTCTGGCTTCAATCCGTGTCATGGAAACACGCCGCAGCTAATCGAAGCAGCCAAGCGAGGTATCCATCTGAATGGTGGCATAGCCATTGATTTCCCCACCATCAGTCTGCACGAATCATTTTCGCATCCGACGAGCATGTTTCTGCGAAACTTAATGAGCATGGACACTGAGGAGATGATTCGCGCCCAACCCGTGGATGCGTGTATTATGATCGGAG GTTGTGATAAGACAGTTCCAGCCCAGATTATGGGAGGTATTTCGGCCAACAAGCCAGTGCTGCCTCTTCTGACTGGGCCTATGATGCCGGGAAGTCATAGAGGGCAGCGGATTGGTGCTTGTACCGATTGTAGAAACAATTGGGCATCATATCGTGCCGGAACCATTGACATGGAAGAGATTTCGGCGATCAATGAGGAGTTGGCACCAACG ATTGGCACCTGCGGTGTGATGGGCACTGCGAGTACTATGGCTTGCATCACGGCCGCGCTAGGCTTGATCCCCCTACAGGGAGCCTCTGCTCCTGCGGTGTCTGCGGCGAGGCTCCGCATCGCAGAACAAACAGGTGCCAAtgctgttgctgcggctgAAAGTCGACGGTCACCGCAGACAATTTTAACCTCTGATTCGTTCTACAATGCCGCAGTGGTACTCCAAGCCATCGGTGGTTCTACAAACGCCATGGTTCACCTGATGGCTATAATCAACCGCCATCCCGACATTAGTGGGTCAATAACTCTCCAAACGTTGGACGAGGTCGGCCGTAGAACTCCACTCCTTGTCGATCTGAAACCCAGCGGCGACAATTATATGACCGATTTTCACAATGCTGGTGGCATGCTGTGCCTTCTGCATCGTCTACGACCGCTCCTCCGCCTTTCAGCCAAAACGATCACGGGCGAAACCCTTGGTGAAGTTTTGGATCGCACCCCTTTCCGAGACTTTGAGTACTCTCAGAACATTATCCGTACATTGTCCAATCCTTTACATCCTTCGTCGTCCTTAGTGGTTGTTGAGGGCAACATCGCGCCCCACGGGGCCGTGATCAAAGCATCCGCATCCAAGGATAAACGTCTTCTCCGCCATACAGGACCTGCGGTCGTTTTCGAGAATCCTCGTGATCTTTCATTACGCCTCGACAGTCCGGACCTTGACGTGACAGCCGACTCGGTACTGGTGCTGAAAGGCATTGGTCCAATTGGGAACCCTGGAATGCCTGAGGCGGGAATGATTCCCATTCCACGCAAGCTGGCTGCCCAAGGGGTAACAGATATGCTTCGAATCTCGGACGGCCGGATGTCAGGAACGGCAGGGGGGACGATTGTTCTACATGTCTCGCCCGAGTCCGCCGTTCCAGATTCGCCATTTGGTGTTATTGAGACTGGCGATATGATCGTGTGCGATGTTGAAAATCGCGTGATCCGCTTGGAGATCTCCGACGAAGAGCTACAGGAAAGGATTGCACAGCGCCGGCGGTTAACCGCTGAAGACAAGACTTCGACGTGGAATGAGAGGCAAACTAGGCGAGGATATCGGGGTCTCTACGAGCGGGAGGTCAACCAGGCACATGAAG AAAGTCtcccttctcatcatctaCTATGA
- a CDS encoding uncharacterized protein (predicted protein) — protein MANIVRLPSGVRYHLDVGFGGDGPTRPIPLVSGASVQNLGTQEARLLYDNISKESQRKQNHWIYQCRNGVDKEWNSFYCYPDLEFFQEDFEVINRFAAWEFLKRDLIVTVKFIRNGEEGEILQHQETLVHIPDGPDEVHIAGKIMLVNNEVKLNMGRKTKVIETLDTEAARMKALRKWFSICLD, from the coding sequence ATGGCCAATATCGTCCGTCTCCCTTCTGGAGTCCGATACCATCTCGATGTTGGATTCGGTGGGGATGGCCCAACCAGGCCAATTCCACTTGTTTCTGGGGCATCAGTCCAAAACCTGGGTACTCAAGAAGCACGCTTGCTGTACGACAACATCTCCAAAGAATCCCAGAGAAAGCAGAACCACTGGATTTACCAGTGCCGCAATGGTGTGGACAAGGAATGGAACTCGTTCTACTGTTATCCCGATCTTGAGTTTTTCCAGGAGGATTTTGAGGTGATCAACCGATTTGCAGCCTGGGAATTTCTCAAGAGGGATTTGATCGTTACGGTCAAGTTCATCAGAAacggtgaagaaggagagattcTGCAGCATCAAGAGACCCTTGTTCACATCCCAGACGGACCAGACGAAGTGCATATCGCAGGGAAGATCATGCTAGTTAACAACGAGGTGAAGCTGAATATGGGGAGAAAGACCAAAGTCATAGAAACACTGGATACAGAAGCAGCTAGAATGAAGGCTCTGCGGAAATGGTTCTCGATTTGTCTTGATTGA
- a CDS encoding uncharacterized protein (predicted protein), with protein MSSAYSALQITKYLSYLSLPAKYHAYVETPHLFPKDEAALTVLFRCQITRVPFENLSVYYSATRQPDIHPETLYSKMMGAEETGPTGRGGYCLEVNIFFHHILRGLGFDVYTVGARNRDRVNGVPQGDYGGW; from the coding sequence ATGAGCTCCGCCTACTCAGCGCTTCAGATAACAAAATACCTATCGTACCTCTCCCTCCCAGCCAAGTACCATGCCTACGTAGAAACTCCTCACCTCTTCCCTAAAGATGAAGCAGCGCTCACCGTCCTATTCCGATGTCAAATCACACGGGTTCCATTTGAAAATTTATCCGTCTACTACTCCGCTACCCGTCAACCAGACATCCATCCTGAGACCCTCTATTCCAAAATGATGGGAGCTGAGGAAACCGGTCCCACTGGACGAGGAGGCTATTGTCTGGAGGTTAACATATTTttccaccacatcctccGGGGCCTGGGTTTCGATGTGTACACAGTAGGGGCGAGAAATCGAGACAGAGTGAATGGAGTACCGCAGGGTGATTATGGAGGATGGTAG
- a CDS encoding alpha/beta hydrolase family protein (predicted protein) encodes MLPSIPAGGKTLVYSTVDGHDIKLDYYLPSKQEGCLPAVIYYHGGGMTAGSRRSIGFQHWLYGEGFQKALPESTSLDTSRIAVTGFSAGAYSARAACVYATPKPAVLLTGYGSAGDWLLDHWTTGRPPTSIAKLVDLNEVPNLLADKTVVSDDTPESGIMSNRFALTVRWELDGTFLDGSLGRPGLGAKLNKLDYAERAAAIPEDLKPAFLQLFVTENYPPSVFVHGTADEVVPDQESKHHYEQLKKLGVKTELLLVENGPHGLVDFSSGIPPRPAKGSVEAYGRALEFVTEVFNAV; translated from the exons ATGCTGCCAAGTATCCCTGCTGGAGGCAAGACATTAGTCTACTCAACTGTAGACGGACATGACATTAAGCTAGACTATTACTTGCCCTCTAAACAGGAGGGATGTCTGCCAGCGGTGATCTACTATCACGGGGGTGGAATGACAGCCGGGTCGCGCCGGAGTATAGGTTTCCAACACTGGTTATACG GCGAAGGCTTCCAAAAGGCGCTCCCAGAGTCCACCTCACTGGACACTAGTCGGATAGCAGTCACCGGCTTCTCCGCCGGCGCCTATTCCGCCCGTGCAGCATGTGTGTACGCCACTCCAAAGCCAGCAGTTCTTCTGACAGGCTATGGAAGCGCGGGCGACTGGCTTTTGGATCACTGGACCACCGGCCGGCCGCCGACCTCCATCGCCAAGCTCGTTGATCTCAACGAGGTCCCTAACCTACTTGCGGACAAGACGGTTGTGAGCGATGATACGCCGGAGAGTGGCATTATGTCCAACCGCTTCGCTCTTACTGTTCGGTGGGAGCTGGACGGCACGTTCCTCGACGGTTCCCTTGGTAGGCCTGGCTTGGGGGCGAAGCTGAATAAACTGGACTATGCAGAAAGAGCTGCAGCAATCCCAGAGGACCTGAAACCGGCATTCCTGCAGTTGTTTGTCACCGAAAACTATCCCCCTTCGGTGTTTGTGCATGGAACAGCCGATGAAGTCGTTCCTGACCAGGAGAGCAAGCATCATTATGAACAGTTAAAGAAGCTTGGGGTCAAGACAGAACTACTGCTTGTGGAGAATGGACCACACGGCTTGGTAGATTTTAGTTCTGGGATACCGCCGCGTCCCGCCAAGGGGTCAGTGGAGGCTTATGGCAGAGCTCTGGAGTTTGTTACGGAGGTGTTCAATGCTGTCTGA
- a CDS encoding uncharacterized protein (predicted protein) translates to MSTGSTLNQRSGKPVKLRASCDFCALSKVKCDRGQPQCVRCIKSGIDCNYSESRRIGKAWHHCAPSAVRSTSATTQGTRRKQQTIAQHSPRRRIHRDTQALSAADDAMSPYDPSGYATPFSMFHTLPSPVPESTIRSQTHIESYPSLDGTMAPILCSPESADISLPDIPHVAQLRTNELEGESPSVLQYNPSWDRIMAEHSTAIGDAGDCITRAAAVLKSVRDPRTSCVRSRTPPRSHTQSLDATLDDGRTAMDTVKDILACPCAQEIRVALLLVLIIQQVLESYQALLTQQHDTPREESPLGINLSRYDTPMAIGRYLLDNELRSKIIVQVLSSELEKIGLILDILTRHAQSMAHQPDELILGTYIDSLQTTKKEVLESLEQGNDI, encoded by the coding sequence ATGAGTACCGGAAGTACACTAAACCAGCGATCGGGAAAGCCTGTCAAGCTAAGGGCAAGCTGTGATTTCTGTGCCCTGTCGAAGGTCAAATGCGACCGCGGCCAGCCACAGTGCGTACGGTGCATCAAGAGCGGGATTGACTGCAACTATAGTGAATCCCGTCGCATTGGTAAGGCCTGGCACCATTGTGCACCTTCGGCAGTAAGGTCTACTAGCGCTACCACACAAGGCACTCGGAGAAAGCAGCAGACGATAGCGCAACACTCACCAAGGCGGAGAATCCACCGAGATACTCAAGCCCTGAGCGCAGCGGACGACGCCATGTCGCCATATGACCCTTCTGGTTATGCGACACCCTTCAGCATGTTTCATACCCTGCCTTCCCCAGTTCCTGAGTCAACTATACGATCTCAAACTCACATTGAATCTTACCCAAGTCTCGATGGAACGATGGCACCAATCCTTTGCAGCCCTGAGTCAGCTGACATATCTCTCCCTGATATACCACACGTGGCACAATTACGAACGAATGAGCTGGAGGGAGAATCCCCATCCGTCTTACAGTACAATCCTTCGTGGGACAGGATCATGGCAGAGCATAGTACCGCTATCGGGGATGCTGGAGACTGCATCACACGCGCAGCCGCAGTCTTGAAGAGTGTACGTGACCCACGGACATCCTGCGTGCGATCGAGAACTCCCCCGCGAAGTCATACACAATCCTTAGATGCGACACTCGATGACGGTCGTACGGCAATGGACACAGTAAAGGACATCTTGGCTTGCCCCTGTGCCCAGGAAATACGCGTCGCTCTGTTGCTGGTTCTTATCATCCAGCAAGTTTTGGAATCCTACCAAGCACTCCTGACCCAACAGCATGATACACCGCGAGAGGAGTCGCCCTTGGGCATTAACCTGTCTAGATACGATACGCCGATGGCTATTGGTCGATACCTTCTGGATAATGAATTGCGTTCAAAAATTATTGTCCAGGTCCTTTCGTCtgagcttgagaagatcgGATTGATTCTGGACATTCTGACCCGGCATGCTCAAAGCATGGCCCATCAGCCTGACGAGCTGATCCTGGGGACTTACATTGACTCATTacaaacaaccaaaaaagaGGTACTAGAATCGCTTGAGCAAGGAAATGACATTTAG